In the genome of Populus trichocarpa isolate Nisqually-1 chromosome 10, P.trichocarpa_v4.1, whole genome shotgun sequence, the window TCACTTAATGAATAGAACATGTTCTTAGATTGTATGTGCTACCTTTATTTTGCATCAAGGcaagcccttcttgaagcatcttgagcTTAGAACTTACGGGTGATATAATGGCCAtcactcaaaaaaatttcattgtagagtttagGCAAGAATCAAAATTCTTGTTCATTATATAAGAGTTACGACCATGTGTCACTCGTTGAAGGGCAAGTTCATTGTATAAAAACATACTCATACATTTAACATGCATGCTCATAGGTTGAAACATAGGTGGAATCTCTCCCTTGTTTCTTCTTCGATCCTAGGCCATATATCCTCTCTTGGAATATTACATAAATGAAGAAGGTGAAAAGAAATGGAATCAAATGCAACTGAAGAGTTGAATTACTTTGAACATTACATCTAGAAAACTTTCTTTGTAGTCGTAGTAATAAAGAAAACGATGTCCAATGTTTGTGGTggtttcaaattcttttttatagagATGTTGAATTATTTGTCAACTGACTAACATACTAATTGGTGGATGCAAATGGTGGTGATAGAGCATGAGTCCCCAATAATTTTACAACATGGGCGGTAAAATATTGGTTTTTCAAGTTGATATTAAAGATGAGCATTTGAAAGAGGGGTCAgaataatatccaaaatattccaacaaaataaagatataaagaaGAGTGATCTTAGCCATGGACTTAAAGAGTTAGAGAAGAAGTTGAGAAGAGTATATGAGATAGAATTTACGAGTATAATAGGAGGCTCAATTAATGAGTAAGCAatcatccttttatatttatatatctagGGTTGTCTATAATAACTAACATGCAATGCACTACACAAAACGACACCTGACtaagagaaaagatgaaaaacgaAGAAAGGGCTTAGATATAGACTTATTAAAAGCATTAAAGGTGAAATAGCTAGACTCATAATTCTGCTCGAACAAGCGTTGAGTTTCAAGAATGGAAAGGGATTGTCTGTGCAATAGCCTTTCATAGAAGCACCATCAACCCACGTCCTTCACACATCTCAGAAATTTAGGGCAGACTCAGTAATTGAGCGAGATTTTGTCCTCTTCCCCCCCCCATCCAGCCAATTCAAGCTCAAGTCATCACGAAAAGACCTTCTGACAATAGATGTACCGGTCTTATGAACCATGACAAGTTGTTTgctctagaaaataaattgagagtGGTTGAGGAAAATGATTGGTATAACCCCATACGAGCACCTGAGATATATTTGGTGCCAAAGGACTTTAAAGTGACCGACTTCGTCAAGTACACCGGGTTATATCCAACCTAGTGTAAAAAAACGAGTGGGCTAGGTCTGGGCCTTAGGCTCATCGGCCCAAATTGTGTTtgttaagggtgtgtttggaaaaacacacccttatgtcTTTTCCACGTATTTTATTCCCCTTCTATTTTGATATCTGGTCAAATAAGCCCCTTTTCCATATCAGAAAATTCCATAAATATTTAgggatctttgttgatttatttatggcCTTTTGcgccttgtttttgttttttcctttgcgttttgtttttttctactttatGTTCAATCTGTGGATCATTACTGTTAAATGCAAATTTGTTGTGCAtgcttttttttcattcttgtctaaaaatagtaataataaaaagggtaaacaaaaaggaaaaagcatagaaaaattatttcttcttcattaaaaattcaaaattttgcaaACTTATTAACTGGTGCTAGAATCAGGAATATcacatttttttgggtttgtgcaatatttaccaacgccaaggttggaaatattcgtaggtATTGTTCACTAACGTCAAAGTCAAGAacatgataggaaaaaaaagaagaacaaattcttagcaattttaggcAAAACCAGTAATGCAGCCCGCCTCAGGTTAGATGCTTAAAGGGTGATAACATCTTTCCTTTCACATAATTAGTCTCATaccatagaatctttgttgactagttagagttcctagtgatcataatactagaTGGAGACTCCTTGAACTAGACATTTTCcccaaagaacaagatgtcagatatctatttttttcccatgaaaatttttaattggtcgTCGTGATGTCTGAGTGTAACAATTATGATGGAGTTTCCTGtctagttttgaaaaataagatttattgatgaaatatatGGCATTGTTATATGTTATTTCTCCTATAAAAAAcagtaagagaaagagagttaaTGAATAGTTGATATTGATCataggtctttgaaaccctcaaacaacTTTTGAGCCTGtgaatttccctttctttcatagtCATGAATCATAGCCTGtattacgtgcttttaaaagccctttttaatcaagtatgcgatttgaaccgataaatggatctcaaaacttgaagagctttTCCATAAGGGTCGTGGCTTCATAAACTAAAGCTATTGGTTATTATACATATTAATAAAGTAAGTGCTGaaaatgagataaatttttaatggatCCTAGAGTCTTTGCTCAAATCTCCTGTTGTTGAAATCCACAGAAGATCACCCCATCATATACTATCAAATAACatgcccaaaataaaaaattaaaattaacacaaagaACTATAAAAGAGTCAAACAAactattttaatcttacaacaagttaatttctattttcaaaatacaaaataagcAAAGGATTACATGTATTGAATGgtgtgtgttgggtctttgaccaaagaaacttaattttcaaaaatactttgaaaaaactaacatatctctaattttatttcaacaattacacttgaatagacatgatctttgaaatgtgCAAGTTAattccaaaacaagaaaattctcaaacaaAAGACCATGGACCGAGTTTGCAAAATCTTTAACAAAAATGACATTGAAACTTTTTAATCATCCTTTAAAAGTTGAACAGTCgggggcaatacagtggaccTTAGGAAGGAACAATATTCAGATTAGTTGGAAAACATAATCAAATGATGATTTAGTGAAATCCATCAAAGTTATGGCAATGACAAATGCCTCTTGATGATAAACAGAAGAACAAGCACATTCAGATAAACTGAGAgcaatgttgttcaaagacaTCCTATGATTTAATGAACTCCATCAGTAGTTGAGAGTAATTATGCACTTGAGGGGCATCTTCATGTCTGAAATCTCGGTTTACCCTATGAAATATGGTTGTCTCACATGGACACGCGACGTCGGGGGATTTGAAAGAGTCAtcacctagttgtttggtttagaGTCGCTAGGAAACCTAGGTCAACTGGTTTTATCTGAGATTCGAGGGTAAAGGACTAGTTGtggctagggaaggtattagcacccctagcgcaccGTACATGAGGTAAGTTGCTTTATGTGGTTTTGAAtgtggtttaaaggttttgatagGTTTCTAATCGGTAGTTTGTCTATGGCTTAGGATTGAGATTTATTTGTGTTAATAAATCTGGTGTTAAGAATCACCAAGTTCAAACCCCACTATCAAGAAGTATTAGGTCAACCCTACAATTAGGAAGCACTATGTTCAAGTCTTGCAATCGAGAAATATCAATTAAACCCTACAATCAGGAAAAAAGTGAGAAGAACCCTATTATtaggaaattctcaaaaaaagaaaaagatcaacTCTGTCATCAGGAAGAATCTTTAGGTTAACCTTGCAATAAAAAAGCATCAAGTTTTCAAACCCCGCAATCgagaaatttcaaatcaatcctGCAATTAGGAAGCACCAAATTCAAACCCCACAATCAGGAAGTATCAAGTCAACCCTGCAATCAGAAAGCACCAAGTTCAAACCCCGTTATCAGAAAGTATCAGGTTAATCCCGCAATCAAGAAGCACCAAGTTCAAACCCCGCTACTGGAAGTCTCAAGTCAACCCTGCAATTAGAAAGCACTAAGTTCAAGTCCTCcaatcaagaaaaatcaattaaaccctgcaattaagaagaaaagtgagaagaaccctattattatgaaattctccaaaaaagaagaagatcaacCATGTTATCATAAAGAATCTTTAGGTCAACCCTGCAATcaagaagcaccaagttttcAAACCCCGCGATTGAAAAATTTCAGATCAACCCTGCAAATCAGGAAACACTAAGAAATTCAACCCTGcaatcaaaaagaaaagtgagaagAACTCTAATATTAGGAAAttctcaagaaaagaaaaaaatcaaccttgTCACCAGGAAGAATCTTCAGGAAGcaccaaattttcaaaacctcGTGATCGGGAAGTAACAAACATTTTGTCTAATTTAAAATCACTTTGTAAAATTATGTATTTCATGTCTAATTTACTTAATAtcaatatcttttatttctattatttgtaGATTGATGTATTGTATTATGTGTTTTTAGAAGTTTACATAAGGGATCTTGTTATAATTAAAGGTTTCAAAATGATGAATCTGCAGGTGAAGTGATTTCTAAAGCATATGAACTAGAATATGGAACTGTTTGTCTAAAAATACATGTTGGTGTTGTTCGGCCCcaaaagcccaaaaaaataaaaacaggttTTGTcggtttgataaaaaaaatcgaaccaAACGAAACCAAAATTGATTTGTATGGACTGGTTTCCGgttcattttgcttttaaatcTTGAAATAAAATCTCAGTTTGGTTGTTATTAAATGATCACCCTTATTTTCAACGATAGGCGTAAAGAATGTTTTGGCTATCCAAAAGCGCCACACGCACTACCTAAATATTAAAGGTGCCAgccacattttatttttttatttcttatatttattgaaatgaTAAATTGCTCAAAAAGCattatgaaaaatacaaaaacaaaaaaaaaaaaaacccttaggcgcaagttttaagttttttgctTCCAATGGTATTTTGGTCTTTTCAttgtagtttttgtttcttttattattttttatatttactcaaatatcaattttttttcttagatgacttgataaaaaaaatcatggtgaaaatataaaatatctctTGGAcgctagttttaaatttttttactttcaaggGCATTTTAGTCGTTGCACTATGCTtttgaaatgttaaaaaatttatttgttccCGATCAATTTAATAATGACTAATATGCCTTAAGAAAGATTTTAGCACCCTAATAGTCTGTTCAATATCTTTTAGTGTGAAATGCGAAGATATCATTACACTATTATAGTAAACAGTGCGCTTGTGTctacagtgtttttttccaTGACTAATTAACTTTAGCTaatgtttataaattataagttgAGCATATTTCTATATGCTAATTATTGGAGTGCTTGTATTATTGCTAGGCTGCTCACATGTAAGTCTGCAGCAAAAGCACTGTGTTTGAACatcttggtttggttttttcttttcttttttgcactGTTCTGTAATTGCCCCAATTTGAGTCGAGATACATAAATAGCTTTAGACCCAGTCTTTGTCCTCGATCCAATgaaacaaaacatgaaagagaagaaaagataaaggGCATAAAAAGCCTAAGTAGAGGAcctcttttgatttttactttgATGGCAATGGAGGCCATATGTTTTTGTTCCTTCCTTCTTTTACTTGTATGCTCTTTAGTGTCTTGATTGCCACGAGACTAGAAGAATCTCATGCAGTTTAACAAGTTCGAATAGACCAAAGACCAAAACAGTACATCAACCCCACCAAAAGAATCCATAGAAAAGGACCAACACAAGATGCGAGAGCAGTGCCtttcactttatttatttatatattgtcaTGGACTGAATAGCTTTAATTGATGGATTCACTTTAGTGCTTCTTTTACTTGTATTTTTGCTAGTAGTTTTGGCAATTCATGCCGccttttgttataattataaaaagaactCAAGAACATAATTAGAACatgaatatatattaacaaaaaagttGGAATAAATAAGAGCCCAAGGTGGATTGATTGATAGAGATCGGTGCATGTCCTCTCTCCATGCATGGCTGCTCGAAAAGATATGTTTGGTTTTGGAATTATGTTCCATGTTCCATATGCTTTCTTCTTTGCTCTAGCAAGCTAGCAAATCATGATTGATATACATCCCTGTCTTCTCTCTCACACTTTaattagacatttttttttaacaaaaacatgtaaaattaacACTTGAGTATAGTTTTTGTAGAGGCTGCCTAATCTATGTTTCCCTAGATTCTTTCGAGCATAGTTTGTGTGACAAGCTTCTTTTCCTTTAACCCCCAAAACGTCTCTCCCATAAACAATTTgtggaagtaaaaaaaataaataaaaagacttgatGCTGGGATTGTCAAACAAATTCATCACGACCAGGAGCATTTTATAGTCCCATTTATAAAGAATACATACAAGACGCACAGCAGACATCTTGTCTCATCGTTTTGCTTGCAGAAGCTTCTCAAACTAAGATGCCTAAGCTCGTCCGGGTGGTCGTTTGGAGTTCCCAGCTCTcctgaaaaaaagaatataatgataaaaaaaacagaacagaacAGAAGCAAGTAATAATGGTCATAATCATCATGATCACATGgctaattgttttaaaatgtcCATTAATTAATTCTGTCGTATATATCTAGTTAACAAAATGGAAGTGCTAATTACTAACGAGCTTGCTTTTAGTGCAAACAATTCCGGAACAAGATTGCTTACTCTGAAGACAGCAGAAGAATTTCCATTTCTATAATGTTATAAAATGATGCCCTGGTAGTGTAGTTTAGGCTAGCACAAtgtgtttttagtattttgatagtttttgaagttgcagtttaaaaaaaaaaactataaattataatttttttaattactgtttcaaaatagagtttttagtagaatttatataaaattataatgtttattgattaattaaacgcGTGCAGATCTATAATTGGGGTGTTTAAAACACAAACCTCACCTCACCTCTGCCTAATTTAAAGCAATTTTCCATGCATGCTTTTCAAGTAACcattatttgtttgtaattataATCCTTTGATGCATGTAATTGgacaaagtttaatgaaaaGGGAAGCATAAAAAGAGTTAAAGAAAAGAGACCATGAAAAGGTTAATTTAAAGGCCTCGTAAATGTGGAGAACAAAGTAAAATGTCTCTTAGCTTTGAATAAACAAGTCTGTGGGTGACGGATGGAATAAAGTGAAGACACAAACTTTATTTGCCTTTAATTTGTAATTCAAACTTGTATAATATATGCTTCTATTATCCTTTCTAATCGCTGGAGATCAATGTAAcagtttctttttatatatatatatatatatagtgagaGATATGACATCAACTTAGACTTATGTCCTGTTTCTTTCTCCATGCGGCTTGTACGTTTTTGCCTCTTGCAGGAGCACATAGTGATATAATATCTCATGGAGCatcaataattatgaaaatatataaataaaatggacTCTCTCCCTAAACCTAATTTAGGGTTCGCTTGTTCACGTTGTGCACTGTATTAAAAGTatgaatttcatgtttttaacatggtacatattatttttctctaattttataaaatattttatataaagtaacGAATAAGAAGgcaaataatgaaataattttcaCACAATATAATAAATTCTGGTTATCAACAAATTATAGCTTAATTGATATATCAGTGTCtcctctatttaaaaaaattcaaattcaaactcctctattatatatatagtatacAAGCTAGAtttgaaaagtgaaaaataaatgaacaaaCACATAGATAAATGAAAAACGTAGAATATCCATGCACATATAGATGAGGCTATAAACAGGTTTCCTTCAGCGAAAGAGTTACGTTGTTGCTGTATATGGTGGACGTACGTACCTGTTGTGAATAGGATCTGGACCGTTAGGAACTCTTCTCTTGCTCATCATGTAGTTGAGATCCAACTCCGAATTGTAAACAAGCTTCTCTCTTCCTATCACATCCTTTTCATGATCATCTTTCAGGTCATTTTGAGTAGCCTGAACACTATTTAGCCTGCTGGTTGTCATTTTGGACGTTGCTCCACTTTCCAAGGCTCCAACCAACAAAAGCATTACAAACACCACCGTTGCAATCCCCCCGAGCAACACCTTGAAAGACAAAGAGCAACTGCTACCGCTGCAACCCATATATATCTTCTCTTAATTTGTCCCTGTATAATCTCTTCTTCCTACCTAGCTTGTAGGTACTTATTGGGGTACAGGTGAAGGACAAATCACACGAAGATTACTAATTTTGCTTGATTTCTTTGATGCGTATACATGGGACTAgcgagaagagaagagagggtGAGAGGCAAGAGAGCACTGGGCTAAGGCAAgaattctccttcttcttcttcttcttcttcttcttcttctttagagGGGTTCTTACTTTGAGGATTAGGGTGGGTTGGTGTTCTTTATAGGTTGGAGCGATTCTGTTGCACTTTCTCGAACCTTGGGAGgcagagcgagagagagagagcgctaGGTATCTA includes:
- the LOC7492407 gene encoding CLAVATA3/ESR (CLE)-related protein 25 encodes the protein MGCSGSSCSLSFKVLLGGIATVVFVMLLLVGALESGATSKMTTSRLNSVQATQNDLKDDHEKDVIGREKLVYNSELDLNYMMSKRRVPNGPDPIHNRRAGNSKRPPGRA